The genomic window TCTTGCTGACTAAAAACAAATTGTACAGAAAAACGATCTTTATGAGCATGTTGAAGTTCTAAAATTTCATCAAAAAACATAGTGTCTTCTTTAGTTTTGTTACCATAAACTAAAATAACATTACTATGTGTTTCTTCTTCTAAAGCACATTTTATAATACTTAAAACAGGTGTAATACCACTACCAGCAACAAAAGCGGCAATATTTTTGGTTTTGCTATCGTTGGGTGTAAAAGTAAAACGACCTTTTGGTGGTGCAACATCTAGAGTATCTCCAACTTTTAAAGTATTGTTGGCATAAGCCGAAAAGGTGCCATCTTTCACTTCTTTTACGGCAACTTTAAGTTCACCGCTTTTTGGCGAAACGCATAGTGAATAATCACGACGTATTTCGTTACCATTAATTTCGGTTTTTAGGGTAATATATTGTCCCGCCGAAAAAGAAAAAGTTTCTTTTAAATTGTCCGGTAAATTAAAAGCAATGCTAATAGATTTTTCGGTTTCTCTAGTTATGGTCTTAACAGATAGTTTATGGAATGATGACATGTGTATTAATTTTTAACAAAAATAGTGAAGCTTTAAGTTTTTGCCGAAAATTTTTTAACTTACTTTGTAACAAATCACTTAAATTTCTTACTAACAATCATAATTCAATTAAGTATAACCTATTAAATTTCGATTAAAATGAAAAAAGTACTACTCGTTTGTCTATTTATGGTGGCTTTCGCTACAAAATCTAACGCACAAGATTCTTCAGAATTTAAAAATGAAACTGTTGAGTTTATTAAAATTACTGGGGCCGCTAGCGCCTTCGAGAATGCTATCGCGCAATTAGGTATGATGGTTTCTGATGAAAATAAGGAAGCTTACACTACAGAAGCAAACGGAACTTTAGTTGGTCTATACGATAAAATGGCTGATTTATATATGAGTGAATTCACGCAAGGTGAAATTCAGGAATTGGTTAAATTTTACCACACCGATTTAGGTAAAAAGTTAGCGACTAAGCAATTAAAACTAACACAACGCGCCATGGCTTTTGGACAATCTTGGGGGATAGAAGTACAGGGAATCGCAGCAAAATATAATTAAGACGCACCATGATTAAACTATTTTTAAGTTTAGAATGGAAAGCATTTTTTAGGTCGGCTTCATTTAAAATGAATCTGGTTTTTAAAATCCTATTGGGATTTAGTGCACTATGGATGCTCGTTACTTTTCTTGGTTTAGGTGTTGGCGCTTATTATTTAATTGAAAAACAATTGCATTTAGATCCATTAACAACCATTAATAATCTGTTGCTTTTTTATTTAGTTTTCGATTTAGTATTTCGCTATTTTCTCCAAAAAATGCCAATCGTTAATATCAGGCCATTGCTTTATTTACCTATTAAAAAGAGTAAAGTTGTAGGTTTTGCTTTGAACAAAACTATTCTATCTTTTTTTAATATTTTACACGCCTTCTTTTTTGTCCCGTTTTCCGTGATCTTGGTTATTGAAGGACATCCATTTATCAATGTTTTAGGGTGGCATGTGGCAATTTTAGCATTAATTTATTGCAATAATTTTATTAATGTTTTTGTAAATAGTAAAGATTCTGTTTTTTATTCTATTCTTAGTCTTTTTGTTATTCTTGGTGGACTAAAATATTTTAATGTATTTGATATAGCGAGTTTTACAGAACCGATATTTCAAGCATTTTATAACGCTCCTTATTTTGCTTTAATTCCAATTTTGGGTTTAGGTATATTATATAAAACAGCGTTTAGTTATTTTAGAAGAAATTTATATCTCGATGCTGGTTTAGCGAAAAAGGTGAAAATTGTAAAAACTGAAGATTTTGCATGGTTGAATCGTTTTGGAAGTCTATCAACTTTTTTAAAGAATGATATTCGGTTATTAAAAAGAAATAAACGTTCTAGAACGACTTTATTAATGAGTGGTTTATTTATTTTTTACGGACTTCTATTTTTTACAAATTCAATAGAAGCTTACAATGGTCCTTTTTGGAAAATTTTTGCTGGTATTTTTGTTTCTGGTGGCTTTTTGTTCAATTTCGGACAGTTTGTTCCAAGTTGGGATAGTGCATATTACCCGTTAATTATGAGTCAGAATATTAGATACAAAGAGTATCTATCTTCTAAATGGTATTTAATGGTTTTCGCAACTATCGTATCGACCATCTTCGCTTCATTTTATTTATATTTTGGATGGCAAGCGTACGCAGCTGTAGTGGTAGGAGCTATTTATAATATTGGTGTAAACTCACATATGGTACTTTGGGGAGGCGCTTATATTAAAACACCAATAGATTTAACATCTAATAAAAAGGCTTTTGGCGATAAAAAATCGTTTAATGCCAAAACATTATTATTAACTATTCCTAAGTTAGTTTTACCTATGGTTATTTATGCTATTGGTCATTTTGCTTTAGGAGAAGTATTTGGTTTTGTACTAGTATCACTCGTCGGTATTGCAGGATTTTTATTTAAAAACAAGGTTTTTGGTATTATTGAAAAAGTGTATAAAGCAGAGAAATACAAAACTATATCAGCTTACAAACAAAATAATTAAAGGATTATGATAACAACATCAAACTTATCAAAAACATATAACGGAATTCAAGTTTTAAACATTGAATCTTTAGACATCCCCAAAGGCCAAAGCTTTGGTTTAGTTGGTAATAATGGAGCCGGGAAAACTACTTATTTTAGCTTGCTTTTAGATTTAATACAACCCACAACGGGCTTTATTACAAATAATGGTGTGCAAGTTAACACTAGTGAAGATTGGAAACCCTTTACTTCTGCCTTTATAGATGAAAGTTTTCTGATAGGTTATTTAACACCAGAAGAGTATTTCTATTTTATAGGTGAATTAAGGAATCAAAACAAAGCAGATGTTGATGCGTTGATAGGTCAATTTGCTGATTTTTTTCACGGTGAAATTTTAGGTCAGAAAAAGTACTTACGTGATTTAAGTAAAGGAAATCAAAAGAAAGCGGGTATTGTTGCCGCACTTATTGGCAATCCTGAAGTTATAATTCTAGATGAACCTTTTGCGAATTTAGATCCAACTACACAAATCCGTTTAAAAGGTATTATTAAAGATTTAGCCGAAAAACAAGGCGTTACCGTATTAGTTTCTAGTCACGATTTATCGCATGTAACAGATGTTTGCGAGCGTATTGTAGTTTTAGAAAAAGGAATGGTAGTGAAAGATTTACAAACTAGTGAAGCAACTCTAAAAGAATTGGAGGCACATTTTGCTGGTGAAGAAGTTGTAGAATAGAAAATTACATTTTATAAATCCAACTCGCCGGATTTTGAGTATTCGTATCTTTAGAAATTACAAAACTCAAAATAGTTTCTCCAGTTGAAGGATTGGTAAATACCTCACCAATATCCTGCTTTGTAGTTACTTTATCTCCGGTTTTCACATAGATTTTAGACAAGTTTTTGTAATAGGTAATATAATTTCCGTGTTGAATAATTACAAACGGATTCACATTTTTATTAGCAACAACTCCAATTACTTCGCCATTAAAAACAGCTCTAGCTTTTGCGCCTTTTTCGGTTGCAATACGCACACCGTTACTATTTATAGTTAGCGATTTTATTACTGGGTGAGGTTGTTTACCATAACCCATTTGTACGACACCTTTACTTACTGGCCAAACTAATTTACCACGGTTGGCTTCAAAGTTTTTAGCTAATGCTAAGCCTTCCGGCGTTAGAGCAAAAGTTTTTGAACTCGTCGATTTACCTGCCTTTTTATTCGATTTTGCTATAGCTGCTCTAATAATTTTATTTATTTCTGCATCAATACGTTTGGCTTCTTTTTCTTTTTTCTTAATTTGATTAGCGTAACGTGAAATGTTACCTTGAATCTCTTTCATTAAAGCTTGCTGCTGTCTGCGCTCACTTTCTAAAGATTTTTGTGTCACCTTGTTTTCAGCAATAAGTTTGTTTTTAATCCCTTTTTGCTTTAATAGGCTGGTGTTTATTGTTTGTAATTCCAGTGTTTTTGCTTTAATTGTTTCACCTTGTTTTTTTTGGTGATCCGCATATTGTTGCATGTATTGCACGCGTTTGTAAGCTTGTTTAAAATTGTTTGAAGACAATAAAAACATAATCCTGCTTTGCTGATTTTTACTTTTATAAGACTTTACAATCATTGCGGCATATTCAGCCTTCAATTGCTTGAGTTCGTCTCTTAAACTGGTTATTTTGTTCTGGTTTGTGTTTATTTCACGCGTTAGTAAATTGGCTTGGCGGTTGGTAACCTTAATTAAGTTATCCAACACATTTATTTTGTGATTAAAATCTTCGATTAAAGAAAGTTTCGACTTAGCAATCGTTTTGTTTTCGGTACGTAATTCGTTTATTTTCTGAATTTCGCGACGTAATTCCTGACGACGTGTTTCTAACTCTTTTTGTTTATTGTTTTGAGAAAAACTAAGAGAGCCACAAAGCAAAAAGCCTAGTAGAAATATTATTTTATATGAAGATTTTCCTAAAATCATTCCAATTCAATTTTTTTGAAACCTGAAGGTATTTTAAACGGAAAACGTAGGTCTTCGTTTAAAGCAACACTTTTAAATTCGAGATTTATAATGGTTTCTTCATTACCTTCCACAGCAATTACTTTTATATTTTCTGGAAGAATTTGTTTTTCAACCTCTTGATGTGATAAATAATCGATTTGTAAATGTCTGAATTCTTTAGGTTGACTTATTTGTTGCGATTTTATTTTAAATAAAGACGGATCTATTAAAAAGAAAATTTCAAATAAAAGCTGTTGTTTTTTAGGTTGAAGTACATAGGCTTCATCAATAATCGAAGTGCTGTAAGAACCACTATTTAAGTTGAAAATAGCATCGCCTAAAAGTAAATTTTGTACTTTTTGAAAATCGAGCTCTGTTCCTAATAATTTGCTTAAATAACTAAAATCACCTTCAAAATAAGTATTGTCTAATTTGTTGTAGAAGCCAACTTTTTCGGGTGTTATCATGGCTCTAATTACCGAAAATGGAGCGTTCATCCATAATACTTCATCCTTTTTAGCTCTAAAACTTACGGTATTGGTTTGCGACTTTCCGTTTTTATTAAAGTTAATTCTAAGTTTAGCTTGCAGTGTTTTAAAATCTGGTCTTTTCTTAGTGTTCTCTTTAATAACAGCTTTGGACGACATGTTTAAATCGCCAGCTCCACCAGTAATTGTTCGCACCGATTTACAGCTAAAACTTAGTAGGAGGATAAAACTTAAAATGTAATATATAGATTTGTTCATTAATTTTTTAATTGTTGTGCCTTGTCACTAAACGTTTTCGCTTTGTCGGTATTGTTTAAAAGTGTGTAAGCTTTACTTAATTGGCTGTAAAAATCGGCTTCCATTTTAACATCATCAATAATATAATCTAAACCAATTTCTAAAGCATCGATTGCTTTTTTAGGTTTGTTTAGGTTATTTAAAGCCACGCCGTTTATTAAGTATAGCAAAGGTTGCGATGGGTATTTTTCTAAAGCGTCTGTACTTTTTTCTTCAACCTGTTTATAATCTTGTAAATCTATTTGAAGCAATAAAATATTTTTTAGGACCGCAAAATTATTGCTGTCTTGAGCTAAAGCTTTTTCGAAATACTCTAGAGCTTTTGGTTTATCATTTTTAGACAAGTAATACTGGCCCATTTCTAATAACGATTTTTCGTTATCTTCCTGGCTTACCATAGCTGTGGCTTCTAGTAAATCGGCTTCGTATTGTGGGTTTTGTTTAACGAAATTCACAAAATCTGATAATACTTTTACTTTAGCTTCAGGTTTAATTTGTGTGCTTTGCACAACAATTTTCATAGATTCAATAGCTTTGTCTGTATTGTTTTCATCTAAATAAAACTTGTACAATGCCAAATGTACTAATTGCGAATTCGGGTTCGCTTTAAGAAGTTCCTTTGCTGTTTCAAAAGCCTTTTCTTTGTTATTGTTTTCGCTGTAGCGGAAAATTAACGCTAAATAATTCGACTCTTTATCAGGGTTGTTTTCAACACGAGATTCTAAATTTTCTATCTGATCTTTTTTACGACCTGTCGCTTCATATGCTATATTTCGTAAACGATCTCTAGCGATAGAAACTCCAAACTTGGTATCTAATTCATCTAAAAGTTGAAGAGCCTCGTCGTACTTTTTAGTTTTCACATAAAGTGATGCTAAATCTTCTTTGTAATCGGGATGATAACTAACAAGTTGCTTAACCGTTTTAATGGCATTGTCTAAATCGTTTTGTCCTGCATAAAAACCGTAAAGTTCATCTAGAAACCATTCGTTATCGGGCTCTAAATCTACTGCTTTTTTCAAAGCATCTTCGGCAGCGTTATAATTTTTAAGTTTAAAATAGCTTTTCCCTAATTCAAAATATAAAACAGGAACTGCTTTATTTAAAGCAATACATTTCTGAAAATTTTCAGCCGCGCGATCGAAATTCTCAATGCTTTTCTGTTTTAAAGCTTCGTAAAATAACTCTTGGAACTCATCGTCATTATTACCTAAATCATCATTTGGTAATTTGTTAAAATCCACTTGCGCATAGTTCACCTCCGGAAAGATTAACATTCCAATGGTAAAAATGAATAAGTAGATTTTTTGTTTCATTTTAAAAAGACCTTTCAACTATCATTAAAGTTGAGAGTTAGATTTTAATTAATAATGTAAACTTCAATTTATAAAATTTCCTGTTTCACGGGAGTGGACAAAATTATTCTAAAACAGAATAATCACCAATACTAATACTTGTAAAATCTCCGTCGTATTTCACGTGATTTCCAATCATAGCATTATCTAAATTTGCGTTTTTAATGTTTGAATTTGTTTGAATTAAACTGTTTTTAATAGTCGAATTTTCAACAACTGTATTATTTCCGATAGATACAAAAGGTCCAACCGTAGCATCGTTAAGCACTACATTTTCACCAATAAAGCATGGTTCTATAATGTTCGAGTTTTCTAATTTCGCCGATGAAGCTACTAATTGCTCTTCACCATCTGCCTTTAAAAAACCTAACATACGTTGGTTAGTTTCGATGGTAATAGCTTTGTTTCCACAATCCATCCACTCATCTACAGTTCCGGTTTTAAACACTTTGCCTTCGGCCATCATGCGTTTTATACCGTCGTTAATTTGGTATTCGCCACCGTTCATAATGTTTTCGTCAAGAATTTCTTGTAGCTTTCCTTTTAAAACAGCAACATCTTTAAAGTAATAAATACCAATTACGGCTTGATTGCTAACAAAAGATTCTGGTTTTTCAACAAGCTCTATAATTTCCTTATTATCGTTTAACTTTACAACACCATAAGCTTCTGGATTATCTACTTGTTTAGTCCAGATAACACTATCGGCAGTTGGATCTAAATCGAATTCGGCACGTATTAATGTATCGGCGTAAGCAATAACTGCTGGGCCAGAAAGTGAAGGCTCTGCACACATAATAGCGTGGCCAGTTCCTAATGGTTTATCTTGACGATAAATAGAGGCTTTTGCCCCTAAGTTTTCGGCTAATGCTTTTAGACTATCTACAACATCGTCACCAAACCAAGCAGGATCGCCTAAAACAAAGGCAATTTCTTCGATAGGTTGTTTTAAAACTTTTGCAATATCTTTTACCAAACGATGAACAATAGGTTGCCCGGCGACTGGGATTAATGGTTTTGGTACGGTTAAGCTATGTGGACGTAAACGAGATCCTCGTCCTGCCATTGGAACTATTATTTTCATAGTAAGTCTATTTTATTCCTTTGTGAGGAATTGGTTTTGTTTAAGTTGATTATCTTACGCCTGTACTTCCAAATCCGCCTTCACCTCTTGAGGTTTCAGATAATTCTTCGACAGCTATCCATTCGGCACGTTCATGCTTGGCAATTACTAATTGTGCAATACGTTCACCATTTTCAATAATGAAATCCTCGTTTGAAATATTAACTAAAATCACACCAATTTCACCACGATAATCAGCATCAACGGTTCCTGGTGCGTTTAAAACGGTTACACCTTTTTTTGCAGCTAAGCCACTTCGTGGGCGTACTTGTGCTTCAAAACCTATTGGTAACTCGATAAAAAGCCCTGTTTTTACAATAGTTCTCGCTAAAGGTTTTAACGTGATAGCTTCTGATATATTTGCTCGTAAATCCATACCCGCCGATGCTATGGTTTCATAGTGCGGTAACTCGTGGCTAGATTTATTTATTATTTTTATTTGCATGGTTTTTACTAACGTTTTACTTCGTTTTTAAGATTTTTTTAATATCATCTTTCTCTGAAAAATAAACGATTCCCAAAAATACAATTAACATTGATATGCCTACAACATAATTGCCTCTAAATTGATAAAAGGACAATATGGCTAGACCAATGGAAAGGATAAGATATAATAATATTTTTTTTAGATTATATGGAATTGGATAATATTTTCGTCCAAAATAATAGGATAAAATCATCATAAAGGCATAAGCTGAAAGTGTAGCCACGGCAGATGCTTTATAGCTATATTCTTTTATAAAAAGGATATTGATTGTTAGAGTTATAATGGCGCCAGCTATTGAGATGTAAGCACCAAATTTTGTTTTGTCTGTAATTTTGTACCAAACCGATAGATTATGATAAATACCTAAGAAAAAGTTTGCCATTAAAATAATAGGCACTACCCACATAGCTTCCCAGTAATCTTCGCTTCTAACAATTATTGGTTTTAAAACATCGGCAAAAACAACAACGCCAAGCAAAATAATGGACCCTAGTGCTACGTAAAACTCTAGTATTCTAGCATAGTTCTTTTGCGGATTTTTAGTTTTTGCGTGACTGAAAAAATAAGGTTCAATACCTAAGCGATAGGCTGTTGCAAAAAGCGTCATAAACAGTGCTAGCTTATAACATGCAGAATACATGCCAATATCGGTATCGGCAATGTTTTCTGGTAATAGTTTTTTTAGTAGAATACGATCGAATGTTTCATTTATAGAAAAAGCAACGCCAGCAATTAAAACGGGGTAGGCGTAACGCATCATACGTTTCCATAGATCGGAATTGAATATATATTTAACTCTCGTGTAGAAAGGAAACATTAAAAGTAGAGTTATTCCGCTTGCAATTAGATTAGCTATAAATATGTAACTAATTTCAAAGTTGTCTTTACAAATACTATCGAAAATTGAAAAGTTATATGATAAATCTTTTAAAGCGAGTAAAAAGAAGAGGTTTAATCCTAAGTTAATAGCGACATTCAAAATTTTTATTACAGCATAGCGCATGGGTTGCTGCGTTGCTCTTAGCCACGCAAAAGGTATAATAACTAAAGCGTCTAAAAGTAGTATCCAAATAACAAGGTTAATGTATTTTACGTCAATATCTATAAATGAAGCAATTTGGTTTTGAAAAAATAATGCCAAAACGAAAAAGAATATTGACGAAATGATAAGTGATATTGTTGAAGTTCCTGTAACAGTAGTGTTATCCTCTTCGTTATTGAAAAATCTAAAAAAAGCCGTTTCCATACCATAGGCAAGTATGACGTTGAATAGTACGAAATATGAAAAAATAACCGATACCTTACCATATTCACTAACCGATGAAAGCACGCCATCACTTGTATAGAGAGGTACAAGCATAAAACTTAACATTCTTGGCAAAACCGTGGCTAAACCATAAATAAAAGTTTGTTTGAATAGTGATTTAAGTGCGCTCAATGATTGCTTGTTTGATGGGCTAAAAATACGGTTTTAGCTAACGTAATGCAAAGATAAGTTATTGCTTGTTAGGTGTTGTGCTTGGATAGTTAATTGATGGTTTTTCAGAGATATTCAAGATTTTATAATACATAGTTTTTTCACCATGTTTAAAGGTAATTACGCATTCGTCATTGTTTAAAACAAAGGGAATCGGTTTTGTCTGCTTTTGGATGGTATTCCCATATTCTTCTTCACGATTACTACTTAGGTTTATATGAGGTTTTTGTTTTGTTATAAAATGTGCAACGTATATGTTGTTTTTTAATAGCTCTAGCTTTTTAACCTGATTTTTAAAGTAGACGCTATCTAAAGCAGTTTCATTATTGGCATTGATGGAAATATATAAATTTGTGCCTGAATCACCATGTTTTATACCAGAATTCCAGTTTTGAAAGTAAGTCTCTCCAAGATCAAACGGTATTTTTTTTTGTAACTTTTGTGAGCTTGCACATTGTGTAAAAGCAAACGATATAACTAAAAGTAAAAAAGCAGATGATATGAGTTTTAAAAATTTCATTTTAATATTCGTTTGAATTTATAAAAGCATAGTTTCAATTTTAATGCCAAAAAGAAAAGGCCCTTCAGGTTATATAACTTGAAGGGCCTTTTAATATTTTAATGAGCTACTGAAAATCTCTTTAGCTAATATAAAGTTTCGTCTAATTATTTAATGCTTCTGCACCACCAACAATTTCTAAAATCTCGTTAGTAATAGAAGCTTGACGTGCTTTGTTGTAAGTTAATTTAAGTTGATCTCTTAGCTCGGTTGCATTATCTGTTGCTTTGTGCATAGCAGTCATACGAGCGCCGTGTTCACTTGCAAAAGAATCGCGAATACCTTTATATAATTGTGTTTTTAAAGACTTAGGAATCAATTCCTCTACAATTTCTAGTTTTGATGGTTCGAAAACATAATAAGGAATATTATCTACTCCGCCCTCAACTGGTTCAACAGGTAAAAATTGCTCTGTTGTTACAATTTGTGTTGCTGCATTTTTAAATCTATTATAAACCATTACGATTTTATCGAATTCGGCGGTAATAAATTTATCCATTAACATTTCGGCAATTTCAGAAACGTTATCAAAAGTTAAATGATCGTAAATATCACTTTTGTTATCAATAACATTATTAGTTTTCTTAAAGGCATCATTTCCTTTTTTACCTATAGCAAGATAAGAAACCTCTTGGTTTGCATAAGTTTCAGAAGTCAATTTCGCAACTTCTTTAATAATGTTAGAGTTAAAAGCACCAGCTAAACCTCTGTTAGAGGTTATTGTTACAATTAGCACCTTTTTTACTTCACGTTGCGTTGCGTATGCACTTCCAGAATCATCATCCAAAGTGGCGCTCAAACTTTGTAAAAGTTCGGTTAACTTATCTGAATAAGGACGCATTGCGGTAATAGCATCTTGTGCCTTTTTTAACTTTGCAGCCGATACCATTTTCATGGCACTGGTAATTTGCATCGTTGAAGATACCGATGATATTCTGTTACGTATTTCTTTAAGATTAGCCATTCTTTATTTTTATAAAGACTCTGTGATTGCCATCAGAGTGACGTTAATTTTATAATTTAAAAGAATTTATGAGTTAGACAATTCTAACTCATAAATTCAAAATGTTTTATGCTTTATATTTAGCTGAAAGCTCTTTACATACAGATGATAATGTATCTGTAACTTCATCAGTTAATTTACCTGCTTTTAAAGTATCTAAAACACCTCTATGTTTAGCGTTTAGGAATTCAAGATAATCTCTTTCGAATTCTTTAATTTTATTAACAGGAACGTCTTTTAATAAGTTTTTAGATCCAGCATAAATAATTGCTACTTGATCTTCAACTTTAAAAGGATCGTTTTGTGCTTGCTTTAAAATCTCAACGTTACGTTTTCCTTTATTAATTACGTTTAAAGTAACTGCATCTAAATCTGAACCAAACTTAGCGAAAGCTTCTAGCTCACGGTATTGTGCTTGATCTAATTTTAAAGTACCAGATACTTTTTTCATTGATTTAATCTGTGCATTACCACCAACACGAGACACCGAAATACCTACGTTAATTGCTGGACGTACACCAGAGTTAAATAAATCTCCATCTAAGAAAATCTGACCATCTGTAATAGAAATCACATTGGTTGGGATATATGCAGAAACATCTCCTGCTTGTGTTTCAATAATTGGTAAAGCAGTTAAAGAACCACCACCTTTTACTAATGGTTTTAATGAATCTGGCAAGTCATTCATTTCACTAGCAATAGCATCATTATTGATGATTTTTGCAGAACGCTCTAATAAACGAGAGTGTAAGTAAAATACATCTCCAGGATATGCTTCACGTCCCGGTGGACGACGTAATAATAAAGATACCTCACGGTAAGCAACAGCTTGTTTTGATAAATCATCAAATACAATTAAAGCTGGTCTACCAGTATCTCTAA from Algibacter sp. L1A34 includes these protein-coding regions:
- a CDS encoding ferredoxin--NADP reductase — encoded protein: MSSFHKLSVKTITRETEKSISIAFNLPDNLKETFSFSAGQYITLKTEINGNEIRRDYSLCVSPKSGELKVAVKEVKDGTFSAYANNTLKVGDTLDVAPPKGRFTFTPNDSKTKNIAAFVAGSGITPVLSIIKCALEEETHSNVILVYGNKTKEDTMFFDEILELQHAHKDRFSVQFVFSQQDQDDAIFGRIEKSTVNYVIKNKHKHIEVDAFYLCGPEAMIHMVKDVLTGHDIDENRIHFELFKASKPAEINEDSATPNGKTKITVTVDDESTTFEMSQKQTILEAALDEDLDAPYSCQGGICSSCLARITEGEATMRQNNILTESEVAEGLILTCQAHPTTETITVDFDDV
- a CDS encoding DUF2059 domain-containing protein, with the translated sequence MKKVLLVCLFMVAFATKSNAQDSSEFKNETVEFIKITGAASAFENAIAQLGMMVSDENKEAYTTEANGTLVGLYDKMADLYMSEFTQGEIQELVKFYHTDLGKKLATKQLKLTQRAMAFGQSWGIEVQGIAAKYN
- a CDS encoding DUF5687 family protein, whose translation is MIKLFLSLEWKAFFRSASFKMNLVFKILLGFSALWMLVTFLGLGVGAYYLIEKQLHLDPLTTINNLLLFYLVFDLVFRYFLQKMPIVNIRPLLYLPIKKSKVVGFALNKTILSFFNILHAFFFVPFSVILVIEGHPFINVLGWHVAILALIYCNNFINVFVNSKDSVFYSILSLFVILGGLKYFNVFDIASFTEPIFQAFYNAPYFALIPILGLGILYKTAFSYFRRNLYLDAGLAKKVKIVKTEDFAWLNRFGSLSTFLKNDIRLLKRNKRSRTTLLMSGLFIFYGLLFFTNSIEAYNGPFWKIFAGIFVSGGFLFNFGQFVPSWDSAYYPLIMSQNIRYKEYLSSKWYLMVFATIVSTIFASFYLYFGWQAYAAVVVGAIYNIGVNSHMVLWGGAYIKTPIDLTSNKKAFGDKKSFNAKTLLLTIPKLVLPMVIYAIGHFALGEVFGFVLVSLVGIAGFLFKNKVFGIIEKVYKAEKYKTISAYKQNN
- a CDS encoding ABC transporter ATP-binding protein, whose translation is MITTSNLSKTYNGIQVLNIESLDIPKGQSFGLVGNNGAGKTTYFSLLLDLIQPTTGFITNNGVQVNTSEDWKPFTSAFIDESFLIGYLTPEEYFYFIGELRNQNKADVDALIGQFADFFHGEILGQKKYLRDLSKGNQKKAGIVAALIGNPEVIILDEPFANLDPTTQIRLKGIIKDLAEKQGVTVLVSSHDLSHVTDVCERIVVLEKGMVVKDLQTSEATLKELEAHFAGEEVVE
- a CDS encoding murein hydrolase activator EnvC family protein — its product is MILGKSSYKIIFLLGFLLCGSLSFSQNNKQKELETRRQELRREIQKINELRTENKTIAKSKLSLIEDFNHKINVLDNLIKVTNRQANLLTREINTNQNKITSLRDELKQLKAEYAAMIVKSYKSKNQQSRIMFLLSSNNFKQAYKRVQYMQQYADHQKKQGETIKAKTLELQTINTSLLKQKGIKNKLIAENKVTQKSLESERRQQQALMKEIQGNISRYANQIKKKEKEAKRIDAEINKIIRAAIAKSNKKAGKSTSSKTFALTPEGLALAKNFEANRGKLVWPVSKGVVQMGYGKQPHPVIKSLTINSNGVRIATEKGAKARAVFNGEVIGVVANKNVNPFVIIQHGNYITYYKNLSKIYVKTGDKVTTKQDIGEVFTNPSTGETILSFVISKDTNTQNPASWIYKM
- a CDS encoding DUF4292 domain-containing protein — encoded protein: MNKSIYYILSFILLLSFSCKSVRTITGGAGDLNMSSKAVIKENTKKRPDFKTLQAKLRINFNKNGKSQTNTVSFRAKKDEVLWMNAPFSVIRAMITPEKVGFYNKLDNTYFEGDFSYLSKLLGTELDFQKVQNLLLGDAIFNLNSGSYSTSIIDEAYVLQPKKQQLLFEIFFLIDPSLFKIKSQQISQPKEFRHLQIDYLSHQEVEKQILPENIKVIAVEGNEETIINLEFKSVALNEDLRFPFKIPSGFKKIELE
- a CDS encoding tetratricopeptide repeat protein produces the protein MKQKIYLFIFTIGMLIFPEVNYAQVDFNKLPNDDLGNNDDEFQELFYEALKQKSIENFDRAAENFQKCIALNKAVPVLYFELGKSYFKLKNYNAAEDALKKAVDLEPDNEWFLDELYGFYAGQNDLDNAIKTVKQLVSYHPDYKEDLASLYVKTKKYDEALQLLDELDTKFGVSIARDRLRNIAYEATGRKKDQIENLESRVENNPDKESNYLALIFRYSENNNKEKAFETAKELLKANPNSQLVHLALYKFYLDENNTDKAIESMKIVVQSTQIKPEAKVKVLSDFVNFVKQNPQYEADLLEATAMVSQEDNEKSLLEMGQYYLSKNDKPKALEYFEKALAQDSNNFAVLKNILLLQIDLQDYKQVEEKSTDALEKYPSQPLLYLINGVALNNLNKPKKAIDALEIGLDYIIDDVKMEADFYSQLSKAYTLLNNTDKAKTFSDKAQQLKN
- a CDS encoding sugar phosphate nucleotidyltransferase, encoding MKIIVPMAGRGSRLRPHSLTVPKPLIPVAGQPIVHRLVKDIAKVLKQPIEEIAFVLGDPAWFGDDVVDSLKALAENLGAKASIYRQDKPLGTGHAIMCAEPSLSGPAVIAYADTLIRAEFDLDPTADSVIWTKQVDNPEAYGVVKLNDNKEIIELVEKPESFVSNQAVIGIYYFKDVAVLKGKLQEILDENIMNGGEYQINDGIKRMMAEGKVFKTGTVDEWMDCGNKAITIETNQRMLGFLKADGEEQLVASSAKLENSNIIEPCFIGENVVLNDATVGPFVSIGNNTVVENSTIKNSLIQTNSNIKNANLDNAMIGNHVKYDGDFTSISIGDYSVLE
- the dut gene encoding dUTP diphosphatase; protein product: MQIKIINKSSHELPHYETIASAGMDLRANISEAITLKPLARTIVKTGLFIELPIGFEAQVRPRSGLAAKKGVTVLNAPGTVDADYRGEIGVILVNISNEDFIIENGERIAQLVIAKHERAEWIAVEELSETSRGEGGFGSTGVR